In Paenibacillus kyungheensis, the following are encoded in one genomic region:
- a CDS encoding 2Fe-2S iron-sulfur cluster-binding protein, producing the protein MSRTDKAQVTFLPSGKSIQVNTGTTVLTAARKAGVHIAVRCDGKAACLMCKVNTPHPYDDEGHLCISAAEPAESRKLGSSIGQGVRLSCQARVLGDLTVEVPEDRLKAAIRKQMEQQNEDLSDW; encoded by the coding sequence ATGTCCAGAACAGACAAAGCTCAAGTCACCTTTTTGCCATCCGGTAAATCTATTCAGGTCAATACAGGAACAACAGTGCTGACAGCTGCACGCAAAGCAGGAGTTCATATTGCAGTGCGTTGTGACGGCAAAGCTGCTTGTTTGATGTGCAAAGTGAATACCCCTCATCCTTATGATGATGAAGGTCATTTGTGTATTTCAGCCGCAGAGCCAGCCGAATCACGTAAATTAGGAAGTTCGATAGGACAAGGTGTACGATTATCCTGTCAGGCTAGAGTACTTGGTGATTTGACAGTGGAAGTACCCGAAGATCGACTAAAAGCCGCGATTCGCAAACAAATGGAGCAACAAAACGAAGATCTGAGTGATTGGTAG
- a CDS encoding NAD(P)H-dependent glycerol-3-phosphate dehydrogenase produces the protein MSEKVTVLVAGSWGTALASVLADNGLQVTIWARSEEQVAEINQQHTNTKYLPDAVLSTQITATSDLAAAMDGTKAVVIVAPSKAMRQVCSDLKPYYHPDMLCIHATKGFETKTLKRMSTVISEELDCLESDVVVLSGPSHAEEVVKRLPTTVVVASHNAKAAAAAQSLFMNEEYFRVYTNLDLVGVELAGALKNIIALGAGMVDGLGFGDNAKAALLTRGLAEMVRVGSEMGANPLTFSGLAGIGDLMVTASSQHSRNWRAGYMLGQGKSLDEVMASMNMVVEGVRTTEAARDISLKYNVQMPIAEQLYHVLFEQSDPRTAVETLMGRNPKNEMEVMKLETWQQWHS, from the coding sequence TTGTCTGAAAAAGTGACCGTTCTAGTAGCTGGTAGTTGGGGAACTGCGCTTGCTTCTGTTCTTGCAGACAATGGTCTACAAGTGACAATATGGGCACGCAGTGAAGAGCAAGTTGCCGAGATTAATCAACAGCACACCAATACAAAGTATTTGCCAGATGCAGTTCTGTCCACTCAAATTACAGCAACTTCTGATCTTGCTGCTGCTATGGATGGAACAAAAGCAGTTGTGATTGTGGCACCTTCCAAAGCGATGCGTCAAGTATGTAGCGATCTTAAACCATATTACCATCCTGATATGCTCTGTATTCATGCTACCAAAGGATTCGAAACGAAGACACTCAAACGTATGTCTACTGTCATCAGCGAAGAACTGGACTGTCTAGAGTCAGATGTAGTGGTCTTGTCTGGTCCTAGCCATGCGGAAGAAGTGGTTAAGCGTCTACCGACTACGGTAGTTGTCGCTTCTCACAATGCCAAAGCGGCAGCAGCGGCACAATCTTTATTTATGAATGAAGAATATTTCCGTGTGTATACGAATCTGGATCTGGTCGGAGTAGAGCTTGCCGGTGCACTTAAAAATATTATTGCATTGGGAGCCGGTATGGTAGATGGTCTTGGATTTGGTGATAATGCCAAAGCGGCTTTACTTACCCGCGGATTGGCTGAAATGGTACGTGTTGGTAGTGAAATGGGTGCTAATCCGTTGACCTTTTCTGGACTTGCAGGTATTGGTGACTTAATGGTAACTGCAAGCAGTCAACACAGTCGTAACTGGAGAGCTGGCTATATGTTAGGTCAAGGCAAATCACTAGATGAAGTGATGGCTTCGATGAATATGGTAGTCGAAGGTGTACGCACTACAGAAGCAGCACGTGATATTTCGCTAAAATACAATGTACAAATGCCGATCGCAGAGCAGTTGTATCATGTGTTATTTGAGCAAAGTGATCCTCGTACAGCCGTCGAGACACTTATGGGACGTAATCCCAAAAATGAAATGGAAGTCATGAAGCTAGAAACATGGCAACAATGGCATTCCTAA
- the plsY gene encoding glycerol-3-phosphate 1-O-acyltransferase PlsY, with product MILSVVAIIISYLIGSISFSVLIAKWLKGIDIRDHGSGNAGATNTLRVLGKGPAIFVLLLDALKGVAAIWLGVWFSIGLSGHTMYWVPALCGIAAILGHNWPIYFRFRGGKGIATTIGVLATLCIVPTLIAGVFAIASIVITRYVSLGSLIFVTLTPIVLLIQGYSAPIITVSIIIWLLAVWRHQTNIVKIFKGTENKIGSKADKGGNKVV from the coding sequence GTGATTTTATCAGTCGTGGCTATTATTATTAGTTATCTGATTGGTTCGATCAGCTTTAGTGTACTTATTGCTAAATGGCTGAAAGGAATCGATATCCGTGATCACGGAAGCGGCAACGCCGGAGCAACCAATACATTGCGCGTACTAGGCAAAGGACCTGCTATATTTGTACTTTTGTTAGATGCGCTCAAAGGTGTGGCAGCTATATGGCTTGGCGTTTGGTTCAGTATCGGGTTATCAGGACATACCATGTACTGGGTTCCTGCTTTGTGCGGAATAGCTGCTATTTTAGGGCATAACTGGCCGATTTATTTCCGTTTTCGCGGAGGTAAAGGAATTGCGACAACAATTGGTGTGTTGGCAACATTATGTATTGTGCCTACATTAATTGCAGGTGTATTTGCGATTGCATCGATTGTTATCACTCGTTATGTATCTTTAGGATCGTTAATTTTTGTAACGTTAACACCTATTGTTTTACTGATTCAGGGTTACTCTGCACCGATCATTACAGTGAGCATTATCATCTGGTTGCTTGCAGTATGGCGGCATCAGACGAATATTGTCAAAATATTCAAAGGCACTGAAAATAAAATCGGATCCAAAGCGGACAAGGGAGGAAACAAAGTTGTCTGA
- the der gene encoding ribosome biogenesis GTPase Der — MARPVVAIVGRPNVGKSTVFNRMIGDRLAIVEDKPGITRDRIYGTSEWNGKAFSVIDTGGIELDGEDMMLKSIRMQAELAIEEADVIVFMCDVKSGLTQSDEEVAGILYRSGKPIVVAINKVDNMGRMNDIYEFYNLGFGDPIGISGSHGSGMGDLLDAVVKELPETVDDEYGDDVIRVALIGRPNVGKSSLVNAILGEERVIVSNVAGTTRDAIDTPFERDGQRYVLIDTAGMRKRGKVYENTEKYSVMRAMKAIERADVVLTVINGEEGIIDQDKHVAGYAHDAGKAAIFVVNKWDVVEKDDKTMRQFESNIRDHFLFMSYAPVVFLSALTKQRVHKLLPVVQQVAEQHALRIPTHLLNDVVSDAIAINPPPTDKGKRMRINYVTQVAVKPPTVIVFVNEPEMMHFSYERYLENKIRAAFDFIGTPIRIFTRRKSASDN; from the coding sequence ATGGCAAGACCTGTAGTTGCAATCGTGGGCCGCCCGAATGTGGGAAAATCCACAGTATTTAACCGCATGATCGGTGATCGGCTAGCAATTGTCGAAGATAAACCTGGTATTACGCGTGACCGTATCTATGGAACATCTGAATGGAATGGTAAAGCATTCAGTGTTATTGATACCGGAGGTATCGAATTAGATGGGGAAGATATGATGCTGAAGTCGATTCGTATGCAAGCTGAACTTGCAATCGAAGAAGCGGATGTTATCGTATTTATGTGTGATGTCAAAAGCGGATTGACTCAATCTGATGAAGAAGTAGCTGGAATACTATATCGTTCAGGCAAGCCGATTGTTGTTGCGATTAACAAAGTAGATAACATGGGTCGTATGAATGATATTTATGAATTTTATAATTTAGGATTTGGCGATCCGATTGGAATCTCAGGAAGTCATGGTAGTGGTATGGGTGATTTGCTAGATGCGGTTGTCAAAGAATTACCTGAAACCGTTGATGATGAGTACGGCGATGATGTCATTCGTGTAGCTCTAATCGGTCGTCCTAACGTAGGTAAATCTTCATTGGTGAATGCAATTTTGGGAGAAGAACGTGTTATTGTAAGTAATGTAGCAGGTACGACTCGTGATGCGATTGATACGCCTTTTGAACGTGATGGACAACGTTATGTATTAATTGATACAGCAGGTATGCGTAAGCGTGGTAAAGTCTATGAGAATACAGAAAAATACAGTGTAATGCGTGCAATGAAAGCGATTGAACGTGCAGATGTTGTATTAACTGTAATCAATGGTGAAGAAGGTATTATCGACCAGGACAAACACGTAGCTGGATATGCACATGATGCAGGTAAAGCAGCTATATTTGTAGTAAACAAATGGGATGTTGTTGAAAAAGATGACAAAACGATGCGTCAATTCGAATCGAATATCCGCGATCATTTCTTATTTATGAGTTATGCTCCTGTTGTATTTTTGTCTGCATTGACCAAACAACGTGTTCACAAATTGTTACCGGTTGTACAACAAGTTGCTGAACAACATGCATTGCGTATTCCTACTCATTTATTAAATGATGTAGTATCTGATGCAATTGCTATTAATCCTCCACCTACAGATAAAGGAAAACGGATGCGTATTAACTATGTAACTCAAGTTGCAGTTAAGCCACCAACCGTTATCGTATTTGTAAATGAACCTGAAATGATGCACTTTTCGTACGAACGTTATTTGGAAAATAAAATTCGAGCGGCATTTGACTTTATCGGTACGCCGATTCGAATATTTACACGTCGAAAATCAGCATCAGATAATTAA